The proteins below come from a single Aspergillus oryzae RIB40 DNA, chromosome 5 genomic window:
- a CDS encoding uncharacterized protein (predicted protein): MPAKRKRATAGAEVSLPSAVNGEPPAWANFRSELGDTLPWFRAVQGGIYHKDGLAWGVLVDRDSGERSYIDEEVVITRIGGSCSKNANGDLVRVKDQAKKDLLVKCLMNSMEQKVPVGVIIGEHNTVLGKMVPHPYNVMDYFRITNIWFECIGKRIAAKVRYEKLDLQSKSWWADKGSLPPPPLQERDFASRPNSVECNACNNRSFQVFHQGWMCLQPSCTRFFKIGALAAPANLTYHQKFLSYRMAPDPVIKPHHSLIPDLLSTFDEDDASVATSRVAWKGIVCPQCRKCISRKFWRGWKCSDDSTSISTQPQHSCTFEKMTRMPVVSLRSVIDTLEIAPQKRAFMPDDKFMTPEVDDNSLAPYRRDFL; the protein is encoded by the exons ATGCCtgcgaagaggaagagggctaCCGCAGGGGCTGAGGTTTCATTACCTTCTGCCGTTAATGGGGAACCTCCAGCATGGGCAAAT TTCCGCTCGGAATTAGGTGACACCCTTCCATGGTTTCGAGCCGTTCAAGGTGGCATATATCATAAAGATGGTCTGGCCTGGGGGGTTCTGGTTGATCGCGACTCGGGAGAACGCTCATacattgatgaagaagtgGTAATAACCAGGAT AGGTGGCTCATGCTCTAAGAATGCGAACGGAGATTTGGTTCGCGTCAAGGatcaagcaaagaaagatcttCTGGTAAAATGTCTCATGAACAGCATGGAGCAGAAGGTTCCCGTCGGAGTTATTATCG GGGAGCACAACACTGTCTTGGGGAAAATGGTCCCGCACCCGTATAATGTGATGGATTACTTCCGCATCACGAATATCTGGTTTGAATGTATTGGCAAGCGTATTGCTGCGAAGGTGCGCTATGAGAAGTTGGATCTCCAGAGCAAGAGCTGGTGGGCGGACAAAGGGTCGTTACCACCGCCGCCTCTTCAAGAACGTGATTTTGCAAGCAGACCAAACTCAGTTGAGTGCAATGCATGTAACAACAGGAGCTTTCAGGTATTTCACCAAGGCTGGATGTGTCTACAGCCATCCTGCACCCGTTTCTTTAAAATTGGAGCGTTGGCCGCTCCTGCGAACCTCACCTACCACCAAAAGTTCCTGAGCTATCGGATGGCCCCGGACCCCGTCATAAAACCTCACCACAGCCTGATACCAGACCTGCTCAGCACttttgatgaggatgacgcAAGTGTAGCGACCAGTAGAGTGGCTTGGAAAGGGATTGTATGCCCACAGTGCCGCAAATGTATCTCACGAAAGTTTTGGAGAGGCTGGAAGTGCAGTGACGATAGTACCTCTATTTCGACTCAACCTCAGCATTCATGCACCTTTGAGAAAATGACACGAATGCCAGTTGTGTCCTTACGATCTGTCATTGATACTCTCGAAATCGCTCCCCAGAAGCGAGCCTTTATGCCTGATGACAAGTTCATGACTCCAGAGGTTGACGATAACTCACTGGCTCCATACAGGAG AGATTTCCTTTGA
- a CDS encoding acyl--CoA ligase (acyl-CoA synthetase), translating to MVFTPQKGAGELPAIPDNIPISEFMLNDQYGRNPLQKSRDPFTCGITGKSYSGAQVAERVDYLARALAKEFNWAPNQGTEWDKTLAVFSVNTIDTLPLSWATHQLGGIVSPANAAYSAPELKHQLVDSQAKALFTCAPLLSTALEAASLAGFPKDRIYLLEVPAELTGGASIPAQYKTVSQLIEAGRSLPKLERLNWGPGDGARRTAFLCYSSGTSGLPKGVMISHKNVIANVLQISAFEKTHRDALAAPGGPQHTEVVLGLLPQSHIYALVVMCHTGPYRGDQVIVLPKFELKSYLASIQHFKIGSLFLVPPIIITMLRNHEVCKKYDLSSVKSLFTGAAPLGMETAEDFQKMYPGVTVRQGYGLTETCTVVASTHPNDIFLGSSGTLIPGVEARIVSPEGQEITSYDTPGELVVRSPSVVLGYLNNEKANKETFENGWMRTGDEAVFRLSPKGTEHVFIVDRIKELIKVKGLQVAPAELEAHLLTHPAVADCAVIAIPDEAAGEVPKAIVVKSASADKDDEKTIQSIKKYVEEYKARHKWLKGGIRFVEAVPKSPSGKILRRLLRDQEKEERRRAGAKL from the exons ATGGTCTTCACTCCTCAGAAAGGGGCGGGAGAATTACCCGCAATCCCTGATAATATTCCTATCAGCGAATTTATGCTCAACGATCAATATGGAAGAAACCCGCTTCAAAAGTCGAGAGATCCCTTCACTTGTGGAATTACTGGGAAATCCTACTCAGGAGCCCAGGTGGCGGAGCGAGTCGATTATCTCGCTCGAGCATTAGCGAAGGAGTTCAACTGGGCCCCAAATCAGGGTACGGAATGGGACAAGACATTGGCGGTCTTCAGTGTGAACACG ATTGATACACTTCCTTTGTCCTGGGCGACCCATCAGTTGGGAGGAATTGTTTCGCCCGCCAACGCGGCTTACTCTGCGCCCGAGCTGAAGCATCAGTTGGTTGATTCTCAAGCGAAAGCTCTATTCACCTGTGCCCCCTTGCTGTCCACTGCCCTGGAGGCGGCGTCCTTGGCTGGATTCCCGAAGGACCGTATCTATCTGCTTGAGGTTCCCGCCGAACTCACCGGTGGCGCAAGCATCCCTGCGCAATACAAGACCGTCTCACAACTCATTGAGGCAGGCAGATCACTACCTAAATTGGAGAGACTCAACTGGGGTCCTGGAGACGGTGCTCGCCGAACTGCATTCTTATGCTATTCCAGTGGGACATCTGGCTTACCT AAAGGAGTGATGATTTCTCATAAGAACGTTATCGCAAACGTTCTGCAGATCTCCGCTTTCGAGAAGACCCATCGAGATGCCCTCGCCGCACCAGGAGGTCCCCAACATACTGAAGTCGTGCTGGGCCTGCTCCCCCAGAGTCATATCTATGCCCTAGTGGTTATGTGTCATACTGGACCCTATAGAGGTGACCAGGTGATTGTGTTACCCAAATTCGAGCTGAAATCATACCTTGCCTCTATTCAACACTTCAAGATCGGGTCCCTTTTCTTG GTCCCGCCAATTATCATTACCATGCTCCGAAACCACGAGGTTTGCAAGAAGTACGACCTCAGCTCGGTGAAATCTCTGTTCACTGGGGCAGCTCCTCTGGGTATGGAAACAGCCGAGGATTTCCAAAAGATGTACCCCGGTGTTACAGTTCGGCAAGGCTATG GTTTAACCGAGACATGCACGGTCGTGGCCTCGACTCACCCCAACGACATCTTCCTCGGATCCTCCGGTACCCTCATCCCTGGTGTTGAAGCACGCATCGTTTccccagaaggccaagaaatCACAAGCTATGACACTCCAGGTGAACTTGTGGTCCGCAGTCCAAGTGTGGTACTAGGATACCTCAACAATGAGAAGGCTAACAAAGAAACCTTTGAAAACGGATGGATGCGCACTGGTGATGAAGCCGTATTCCGCTTAAGCCCGAAGGGAACTGAGCATGTGTTTATTGTGGACCGTATCAAGGAGTTAATTAAGGTCAAG GGCTTGCAAGTTGCCCCTGCAGAGCTTGAGGCCCACCTACTCACCCATCCTGCCGTCGCTGATTGTGCCGTCATTGCTATTCCCGACGAGGCTGCCGGTGAAGTTCCGAAGGCCATCGTCGTCAAATCTGCCTCGGCTGATaaggatgatgagaagacgATACAGTCGATCAAGAAGTATGTGGAAGAATATAAGGCTCGGCACAAGTGGTTGAAGGGTGGTATTCGCTTCGTTGAGGCTGTTCCCAAGAGTCCCAGTGGCAAGATCTTGCGTCGCTTGCTTCGGGaccaagagaaggaggagcgCAGGCGCGCTGGTGCGAAGCTGTAG
- a CDS encoding WD40 repeat domain-containing protein (angio-associated migratory cell protein (contains WD40 repeats)), whose translation MSSSQDPHHEAEDAYVEADEAEEIFQRDEDHPMDSDGEDGDEPMTYEQEEITLENDSSAHFDLHSDSLFCIAQHPIHNSIVLTGSGDDTAYIFDSTPNTERPLLPQSYESNPQPKKERESLQPIAKIEGHKDTVNAVAFTGPKGEYAVTAGLDGQLRVWRDTTPQLTGQAWEFVAEAQEVEEINWIAVCPCEKGDEENSNVIAIGANDGSAWVFRIDHNDTAQPITIMQTFFQHTGSCTAGAWTPDGKLLATVSEDGSFYVYDVFGAAAAAGISYSAGTSAVVGLTPEDQRFAVDGGLYSVAIAPDGAFAAVGGAEGHIRIVGLPRLASGGAAASKAKGKGAASQSTGAAAGTILASLQAQSDGIETLSFSSPPLSLLAAGSVDGSIALFDTAHRFALRRHIKEAHEGAVVKVEFLQGRSAPASLPPRGPIASAASGQGQPWLLTSVGMDGIVRRWDARGGTAAAAQGLLKEWKGHLGLTENSEGEQAGGVMAFTQSLDGKRVVTAGDDGISFVFEE comes from the coding sequence atgtcttcctccCAAGATCCTCACCACGAGGCAGAAGATGCCTACGTGGAGGCTGATGAGGCGGAGGAAATCTTCCAGCGCGATGAGGATCACCCTATGGACTCCGATGGCGAGGACGGCGACGAGCCCATGACCTACGAACAGGAGGAAATCACCCTGGAGAATGATTCTTCCGCTCATTTTGATCTTCACTCAGACTCGCTCTTCTGCATTGCTCAGCACCCTATCCACAACTCTATTGTTCTCACTGGCTCCGGCGACGATACCGCATACATCTTCGATTCCACACCAAACACCGAGCgtcctcttctcccacaaagTTACGAGTCGAACCCTCAACCGAAAAAGGAGCGCGAATCTCTGCAGCCTATTGCAAAGATTGAAGGCCACAAGGATACTGTTAACGCAGTTGCGTTTACCGGACCCAAGGGTGAATATGCCGTGACCGCAGGTTTGGATGGCCAGCTGCGTGTATGGCGCGATACTACTCCCCAGTTGACTGGCCAGGCTTGGGAGTTTGTCGCAGAGGCGCAGGAGGTAGAGGAAATTAACTGGATTGCTGTTTGCCCGTGCGAGAAGGGTGACGAGGAGAATAGCAATGTCATTGCTATTGGAGCAAATGACGGTAGCGCTTGGGTATTCCGCATTGACCACAACGACACCGCTCAGCCCATTACGATCATGCAGACGTTCTTCCAGCACACCGGATCCTGTACCGCAGGTGCCTGGACGCCCGATGGAAAGCTGCTCGCGACTGTCTCGGAGGATGGCAGCTTTTACGTGTATGACGTCTTTggtgccgccgccgccgccggtATCTCTTACTCTGCTGGTACCAGTGCCGTCGTTGGATTGACCCCGGAGGACCAGCGGTTTGCAGTTGATGGAGGACTTTATTCGGTCGCGATTGCGCCAGATGGTGCATTCGCTGCTGTTGGTGGTGCGGAAGGTCACATCAGAATTGTcggtcttcctcgtcttgcGTCTGGTGGCGCTGCAGCATCTAAAGCGAAGGGTAAGGGGGCCGCCTCTCAGTCAAccggtgctgctgctggtacTATCTTGGCCTCTCTTCAGGCTCAGTCTGACGGCATTGAGACTTTGtcattctcttcccctcctttgaGTCTCCTCGCTGCGGGCTCGGTAGATGGATCAATTGCCCTGTTCGACACCGCCCACCGCTTCGCTCTCCGCCGCCATATCAAGGAGGCGCATGAGGGTGCCGTAGTCAAGGTTGAGTTCCTTCAGGGTCGCTCTGCCCCAGCCTCGTTGCCTCCCCGTGGTCCGATTgcatctgctgcatctgGACAGGGCCAGCCGTGGCTTCTCACTTCCGTCGGCATGGACGGTATCGTAAGGCGGTGGGATGCGCGCGGTGGTACTGCAGCTGCCGCACAGGGTCTGTtgaaggaatggaagggTCACTTGGGTCTCACAGAGAACTCGGAGGGCGAGCAAGCCGGTGGTGTTATGGCCTTTACCCAAAGTCTGGATGGAAAGCGTGTTGTTACGGCGGGTGATGATGGCATTTCATTCGTCTTCGAAGAGTAA
- a CDS encoding CCR4-NOT core DEDD family RNase subunit POP2 (mRNA deadenylase subunit) has protein sequence MPPPVGRYGPTGLSGPYTHLQQAHLQQQQQPQHHPAHAQSANTALPPPSLGGHPGFAAGNPNTNINPFTLSGTGIANGMSVAGFGGAADAGGTGLASHAAQMGFARGAQMQQQQLHQTHDGRLALEAKAGAVKTRIRDVWKHNLAQEMAVLRQLVEKYPYISMDTEFPGIVARPIGAFTNKADYHYQTLRCNVDLLKMIQLGITLFSAEGEVPPPNATDANGQPLGNSLVPAPCTWQFNFRFSLEDDMYAQESTAMLAKAGIDFSMHDKNGIDPFEFGALLISSGLVLLDDVHWVSFHSGYDFGYLMKIMLCKPLPENEEEFHKLLNIFFPSLYDIKYLMKHAGRNQAVNDTPLTPAAAQILTNLGQKSGLQDIADELGVKRVGIAHQAGSDSLVTGEIYWKMRQLVFNGSIDESKYSGQIWGLNGQMPALLYQMPHQTPNLNGATIYSAAGTPSTPNAGTPQHQGLGTLTPGAVGGVLGQFQVGKA, from the exons ATGCCACCTCCTGTCGGCAGATACGGGCCTACTGGCCTAAGCGGCCCCTACACACATTTACAACAAGcccaccttcaacaacaacagcaacctCAACACCATCCGGCTCATGCCCAGTCGGCTAACACAGCTCTCCCACCTCCCTCCCTTGGCGGCCATCCTGGTTTCGCCGCCGGCAACCCGAATACCAATATCAATCCTTTCACGCTCTCCGGAACCGGTATTGCGAACGGCATGTCTGTCGCTGGATTTGGCGGCGCCGCAGATGCTGGCGGCACCGGCCTTGCCAGCCATGCGGCTCAGATGGGCTTCGCGAGAGGGGCCCAGatgcagcaacaacaactccATCAAACTCATGACGGTCGGTTAGCACTCGAGGCGAAAGCGGGCGCCgtgaagacaagaatacgGGATGTATGGAAGCACAACTTGGCCCAAGAAATGGCCGTGCTGCGGcagttggtggagaagtATCCGTATATTAGCATG GATACCGAGTTCCCCGGTATCGTTGCACGTCCCATCGGAGCGTTTACGAACAAGGCGGATTACCATTATCAGACTCTCCGGTGCAACGTCGatctcttgaagatgattcAGCTGGGAATAACCCTGTTCTCTGCTGAAGGCGAGGTACCGCCGCCCAATGCTACGGATGCGAATGGACAACCCCTAGGGAATAGTCTGGTGCCGGCTCCCTGCACCTGGCAATTTAACTTCCGGTTTTcgttggaggatgatatgtaCGCACAAGAATCTACGGCAATGCTCGCCAAAGCCGGTATCGATTTCTCCATGCATGACAAGAATGGCATCGATCCCTTCGAGTTCGGTGCGCTTTTGATCAGCTCAGGCCTCGTCCTGCTGGATGACGTTCACTGGGTGTCATTCCACTCTGGCTACGATTTTGGCTActtgatgaagatcatgctcTGCAAGCCTCTACCCGAGAACGAAGAGGAATTCCACAAACTTCTCAATATTTTCTTCCCGTCGCTGTATGATATCAAATACTTGATGAAGCACGCCGGGCGCAACCAGGCCGTCAACGATACTCCTCTGACACCAGCCGCCGCCCAGATTCTCACCAACCTTGGTCAAAAGTCGGGACTGCAAGATATTGCCGATGAATTAGGTGTCAAACGGGTCGGCATTGCTCATCAGGCGGGGTCCGATTCGCTTGTCACGGGCGAAATTTATTGGAAGATGCGACAGTTGGTTTTCAACGGCAGCATTGACGAGTCCAAGTACTCTGGACAAATCTGGGGGTTGAATGGTCAGATGCCAGCGTTGCTGTATCAGATGCCCCATCAGACGCCCAATCTCAACGGGGCTACGATCTACTCTGCTGCTGGCACGCCGAGCACACCCAATGCCGGTACACCCCAGCACCAGGGACTGGGCACACTGACACCTGGCGCTGTCGGCGGAGTCTTGGGACAATTTCAGGTTGGGAAAGCATGA
- a CDS encoding peroxisomal copper amine oxidase (copper amine oxidase) encodes MVLDRLQQLTLQVSASSPPPHPFDPLSTVEIDTAVALVREAHGKVNFNAVTLWEPRKAEMMAWLADPQKAPRPMRAADVVAIAPGGKIYDGVVDLDQKKVIEWKHTPGVQPLITMEDLQEVEHIVRQDPKVIEQCAIIGIPKEDMHKVYCDPWTIGYDERFGTDVRLQQALMYYRPHVDDSQYTYPLDFCPIFNAETKQIIHIDVPPVRRPLSKAPPNNYHPAAIEKEGGFRTDLKPIHITQPEGVSFTVNGRHIEWQNWNIHVGFNYREGIVLNNITFNDKGNVRPIFYRLSLGEMVVPYGNPEHPHQRKHAFDLGEYGGGYMTNSLSLGCDCKGAIHYMDAAFVNRAGASTIVKNAICIHEEDAGILFKHTDFRDESIIVTRGRKLIISHIFTAANYEYCVYWIFHQDGTVQLDIKLTGILNTYAMNPGEDTKGWGTEVYPGVNAHNHQHLFCLRVDANIDGPNNTVFQVDAVRGEGEVGSAENKYGNAFYAKKTKFTTPLEAMSDYDGFTGRTWEIANTNKLNAYSKKPVCYKLVSREVPPLLPKEGSLVWKRAGFARHAVHVTKYSDDQIHPAGRHVPQTSGEPSQGLPAWIEEAGPNSSIENTDVVLWHTFGLTHFPAPEDYPIMPAEPMTLLLRPRHFFTRNPVLDVPPSYARTPSQIAAGASSCSCKKNDGSSVLV; translated from the exons ATGGTCCTCGATCGGCTTCAGCAGCTGACCTTGCAGGTCAGCGcttcgtctcctcctcctcacccttTTGACCCCCTCTCCACCGTTGAAATCGACACCGCTGTTGCTCTCGTCCGCGAAGCACATGGCAAGGTCAACTTCAATGCCGTCACTCTGTGGGAGCCTCGTAAGGCGGAGATGATGGCCTGGCTGGCAGACCCTCAGAAGGCTCCCCGCCCTATGAGAGCTGCTGATGTTGTTGCAATTGCGCCTGGTGGCAAGATCTACGACGGAGTTGTGGACTTGGACCAGAAGAAAGTCATTGAGTGGAAGCATACCCCCGGTGTGCAACCCTTAATTACCATGGAGGACCTGCAAGAGGTAGAGCATATTGTTCGCCAGGACCCGAAGGTTATTGAGCAGTGCGCCATTATTGGCATCCCGAAGGAGGACATGCACAAGGTGTACTGTGACC CCTGGACAATTGGTTACGATGAGCGCTTCGGTACCGATGTTCGCCTGCAGCAAGCCCTCATGTACTACAGACCCCATGTGGATGATTCCCAGTACACGTATCCTCTGGACTTCTGTCCTATCTTCAATGCCGAGACTAAGCAGATTATTCACATTGATGTTCCACCGGTGCGGCGGCCACTTAGCAAAGCGCCTCCCAACAACTATCACCCCGCAGCGATCGAAAAGGAAGGCGGATTTAGGACAGATTTGAAGCCCATTCACATCACCCAGCCCGAGGGTGTGTCTTTCACAGTCAATGGACGTCACATTGAATGGCAAAACTGGAACATCCACGTCGGCTTCAATTACCGTGAGGGAATTGTACTGAACAACATCACTTTCAATGACAAGGGTAATGTTCGCCCTATTTTTTACCGTCTGTCACTCGGAGAGATGGTGGTGCCGTACGGAAACCCGGAGCACCCGCATCAGCGTAAGCACGCTTTCGACCTTGGCGAATACGGTGGTGGATACATGACGAACAGTCTGTCTCTTGGATGTGACTGCAAGGGAGCGATTCACTATATGGATGCCGCGTTCGTCAACCGCGCTGGAGCTAGCACCATCGTGAAGAATGCCATTTGCATTCATGAGGAAGACGCAGGTATCCTCTTCAAGCACACTGACTTCCGCGATGAATCGATCATTGTTACCCGTGGCCGTAAATTGATCATTTCCCATATCTTCACTGCCGCCAATTACGAATACTGTGTGTACTGGATATTCCACCAGGATGGTACCGTGCAGCTGGACATCAAGCTGACCGGTATTCTCAATACCTATGCAATGAACCCCGGAGAGGACACTAAGGGCTGGGGTACTGAGGTCTATCCTGGTGTGAATGCTCACAACCACCAGCACTTGTTCTGCCTGCGTGTCGACGCCAACATCGATGGACCGAATAACACGGTCTTCCAGGTCGACGCTGTCCGTGGCGAAGGTGAAGTTGGAAGCGCTGAGAACAAGTACGGTAATGCTTTCTACGccaagaagaccaagttcACCACTCCTCTTGAGGCGATGTCCGATTACGATGGCTTCACTGGACGGACTTGGGAGATTGCCAACACCAACAAATTGAACGCTTACAGCAAGAAGCCAGTGTGCTATAAGCTGGTCAGCCGCGAGGTTCCCCCACTGCTCCCTAAGGAGGGCTCATTGGTCTGGAAGCGAGCTGGTTTCGCTAGACATGCCGTCCATGTTACCAAAT ATTCTGATGACCAAATTCACCCTGCTGGTCGCCACGTTCCTCAGACCTCTGGAGAACCGTCTCAGGGCTTACCTGCCTGGATCGAGGAAGCTGGTCCAAATAGTTCCATCGAAAACACGGATGTTGTGCTTTGGCACACCTTTGGGCTCACGCACTTCCCGGCTCCTGAGGATTACCCTATCATGCCGGCAGAACCTATGACATTGCTTCTCCGGCCTCGTCACTTCTTTACTCGCAACCCTGTACTGGATGTGCCTCCTAGCTATGCTAGAACGCCTTCTCAAATTGCTGCTGGTGCTTCTTCCTGCTCgtgcaagaagaatgatggcTCTAGCGTCTTGGTCTGA